Genomic DNA from Paenibacillus donghaensis:
AACCGGCGCGCTGCGGGAAGAAAGGGGAGCAACATGATTAGAAACAAATGGCTGTGGGCTGCTCTTTTCGTAATCCCAGCTGTGGAATTATTCGGATTCATCCTTGTTTCAGGTTATCTTGGAGCACCCAAAACACTGCTGCTCGTGCTGGCTACCTCGGTCATCGGTCTGCTGATGATGCGCTTTGAAGGCAAGAAGGTGCTGCAGGACAGCAAGCAGCATATACAGGAGGGCCGGGTGCCCGGCCGGACGATGCTGGATGGGTTATGTATTTTCTTTGGGGGTCTGCTGCTGATTCTGCCGGGCTTCGTGACCGACCTTATAGGCTTCAGTCTCGTGTTTCCGTTGACCCGCCCGTTGTACCGGGCTTTTCTGCTGAAATGGGTTGAGAAAAAAATGAAAAACGGCACCTTCACCTTCTACCGCCGGTAACGAAGTAGAAGACCGTTTGATCTGAATAGAGCGGCACCTGTCATGAGAGGACGGGGCCGCTCTGTTTGCTTAGCGGTATGTTTTTGGCTTCAGCGCAGCCTGCCGCTGACGATGTAACCGTGCAGCGCCCGGAAGACGCCGGCGCGCCGGAATGCGGCGAGAACCACCAGCAGCACCGGGCCCAAGATCAGGCCCAGCATGCCGAACAGCTGCAGGCCGGCGAACATGCCGATCAGCATGGCGAGCGGGTCAAGACCGATACTGCTGGCCAGCACCTTGGGCTCCAGCACCTGGCGGGTGATCAGGATGACCGCATACAGCACGGACAAGCCGACCCCAAGCGCAAGGTCTCCGGTCATATAGGAGTAGAGCGCCCAGGGCAGCATGACGATGCCTACGCCGAGATAAGGCAGCAGATCCACGAAGCCAACCATCAGCCCGATGGCAAAAGCGGACTTCACACCCAGCAGCAGCAATCCCGAGATGACCAGAACTGCGGTAATGAAGATCAGAATCAGCTGTGCCCGCAGATAGCCGAACGATGCCCGGCGCAGGTCTGTCCAGACACCGGCAACGGATTTCAGCAGCGGAGCAGGCAGCAGTCCGGACAATCTGGCGTTGTGCCGCTCCCAGCCGGTGCTGAGAAAAAACGCGGCCAGCACCACCACGATCAGCACGGTGCCCATGCTGGGCAGGGCGGAGATCAGATTGAGGATGAAATTGAAGAATCCAGTCACCACCTGTGTTACCGCATGGCCAACGCTCTGCGTGGTTCTGCTGATATTGCTGTCAATCGTAGCATGATAGTCTGGATTATCGTGGTAGAACTGATTGATTTGGTTAATAATATTCTGGATGCTCGCATTCCTGCTCCACGACAGCAGCAGCTCCCGCCACTGGTCGGTATGCAGATCGAAAGTCTGCAGCAGGACGATCAGCTCCTTGACCAGCCGGGTGATCAGAGCGGTCAGCACAAGCGCTGTTCCACCCAGGTAGAAGAGCAGCGAGAGCAGGACGGCCAGCCATGCGGGCAGCCTGAAGCCTCTGAGGATGACCACCAGCGGATGCATCACATAGGCCAGCAGCCAGGCCAGCAGCAAGGGGTAGAGCAGAGGCAGCAACACATATAGTGCAAGCAGCACTCCAGCAGAGGCAAGCAGAACCCCCAGGCCGCGCAGCACTCTTTTTACTCCCAGATGGTCCATTTCCGTACCCTCCCAGCCCTGCTATGCAGGATATTAGCAGCTCGTCTTATATATATTCCTATGTTGGAGTTAAAGACTAACAGGCTATTATATAGCCGGAAACGGCCTTCCTATATAAACTGGAAGCGCAATCATGAAACAGTAGGATTAGAAGTTTTTTTCTATCTGTGCGATAAAATCATTTGATCTAGGGCGAAGCTTCCACATTGTTCACATAACCGTCAAAATCCAGTATGATGAATAAAGGTTCTAATCTGCAGTGGTTTACATGGTTTGGATATTTCAAATTGTAAATGTTTTCATGGATCGGAAATGGCTTTGAATACCCTTGCTCACAAAGGAGAGAGATAAGATGACAGCTACCAAAGGCTTGGAAGGCGTCGTTGCCGCCACATCCTCGATCAGTTCAATTGTAGACGGTGTGCTCACGTATCGGGGGTATGATATTGATGAACTCGCGGAGCAGGCAACATTTGAAGAAATCGCTTATTTGTTATGGTTCGGCAGTCTGCCGACAGCAACTGAGCTGCAGGCCTTGAGACGTGATCTCAGCTCTTTTGCCAAGATTCCTGAGCAGGTAATTGCCCAGATGAAGCTCTACCCCAAGACAGCCAATGCGATGGCTGCGCTGCGCTCCGCCGTATCCAGTCTGGCCCTGTACGACGAAGCCGCCGACGATATGAGCCGGGAAGCAAATGAAATCAAGGCAGTGAAGCTGCAGGCCCAGCTTCCTACAGTAGTGGCTGCACTGGCGCGGATTCGCAAGGGCCTTGAGCCGATAGAGCCCAAGGAAGGGGCAACGATTGCCGAGAACTTCCTCTACATGTTGTGGGGCAAGGAGCCTGACATGGTATCCGTGAAGGCGCTGGACACGGCGCTTGTGCTTCATGCCGATCATGAGCTGAATGCGTCCACTTTTGCCGGCCGGGTTACGGTTGCAACACTTTCAGACATCTATTCTGGTGTAACCTCGGCTATTGGCGCGCTCAAAGGTCCGCTGCACGGCGGAGCCAATGAGGCCGTTATGAAGATGCTGGAGGAGATTGGCAGCCTGGAGGCGGTGGAAGCTTTTATCGCCGGGAAGCTGGAACGCCGTGAGAAGATTATGGGCTTCGGCCACCGGGTATATAAGAATGGTGACCCGCGCGCGAAACATCTGATGAAGATGTCGCATGAGCTGGGCACGATGAAGAATGATACGAAGCTATATGATATGTCCGTGAAGATTGAAGAGCTGATTACCGGCCAGAAGGGTCTGAAGCCCAATGTGGACTTCTATTCAGCTTCGGTCTATACACAGCTGGGCATCGAACGCGAGCTGTTTACGCCGATTTTTGCCATCAGTCGTACTTCCGGGTGGACTGCACACATCCTGGAGCAATACGAAGATAACCGCATCATTCGTCCACGTGCCGAATACACCGGTTTGATCGAACAGAAATACGTTCCGGTGGACGAAAGATAAGGCGGCCTTGCAGGCCGCTCCCCTGGTCTAGTAGAATGGTACCTGGCGTTACTTGTCTGACTATAACTATTAGGAGGAATACACACTGATGTTGAAATTCGAACAATACGAACTGCCTACGGAAGGTCAGAAAATTACAATCGAGGATGGCAAGCTTCAGGTTCCGGATCAGCCGATTATTCCTTTTATCGAAGGCGACGGCACCGGCCGCGACATTTGGAAGGCGTCCAAGCGAGTGCTGGATGCGGCAGTAGCCAAAGCCTATGGCGGCAAGAAGCAAATTGCCTGGTACGAAGTATTTGCCGGCGAGAAAGCCTTCAATACATATGGTGAATGGCTGCCGAATGATACGCTGGAAGCAATCCGTGAGTATTTTGTAGCGATCAAAGGCCCGCTGACCACCCCAATTGGAGGCGGCATCCGCTCGCTCAACGTGGCCCTGCGCCAGGAGCTGGACCTCTACGTATGCCTGCGTCCCGTGCGCTACTTCGATGGAGTTCCTTCCCCGGTCAAACGTCCGGAGCTGGTGGATATGGTCATTTTCCGCGAGAATACGGAGGATATTTATGCCGGTATTGAATATCAGGAAGGTTCGCCTGAAGTGAAGAAAGTCATTGAGTTCCTGCAGAATGAAATGGGTGTCAATAAGATCCGTTTCCCGGAAACATCCGGTATCGGCATCAAGCCGGTGTCTGAGGAAGGCTCGAAGCGCCTGGTTCGCTCAAGCATCGAATATGCAATCAAACATGGCCGCAAGAGCGTGACTCTGGTGCATAAAGGCAACATTATGAAATACACCGAAGGAGCCTTCAAGAACTGGGGCTACGAAGTGGCCGAGCAGGAATTCGGCGATAAAGTGTTTACCTGGAACCAATATGATGTGATCAAGGAGCGTGACGGTGAAGCTGCGGCCAATGCGGCCCAGAAGGATGCGGAAGCTGCCGGCAAGATCATTATCAAGGATGCGATTGCTGATATCGCCCTGCAGCAGGTGCTGACACGCCCAACCGACTTCGATGTGATTGCAACGCTAAACCTTAACGGAGACTACCTCTCCGATGCACTGGCTGCCCAGATCGGCGGCATTGGAATCGCTCCGGGAGCGAACATCAACTATCTTACCGGCCATGCCATCTTTGAAGCTACCCATGGTACTGCACCTAAGTATGCCGATAAGGATGTGGTGAATCCGGGTTCCGTGATTCTGTCGGGCGTGATGCTGCTCGAGCATCTGGGCTGGCAGGAAGCTGCCGACCTGATCTACAAGGGCATGAGCACCGCGATTAACAACAAAACCGTTACCTATGATTTCGCCCGTCAGATGGAAGGCGCCACAGAGCTGAAATGCTCGGCGTTCGCTGACGAAATCATCAACTCTTTGTAATATTGGAGCTGCGCACACAAACCTAAGCTTGTATTGCTTAAGCCTATGCTTCCCCTCGGTGTTTCTGATATGAAGCGCCGGGCGGAAGCATTGTTCTTTACTACCCATTAGGAGGTCAATACGTGGCCATCAAACGTTACAAGATTACAGTCGTGGGTGCCGGGTTCACCGGAGCCACTACGGCGCTTATGTTAGCCCAGAAGGAACTTGGCAATGTCGTGCTGCTGGATATTCCTGTACTGGAGAATCCGACCAAAGGCAAGGCATTGGACATGCTGGAAGCCGGTCCAGTTCAGAAGTTCGACAGCCAGATTACCGGAACCGCCAGTTATGACGATGCTGCAGACTCCGACATTGTGATTATTACAGCAGGCATCGCCCGCAAGCCGGGCATGAGCCGTGACGATCTTGTCAATACCAATGCCGGTATTGTGAAATCGGTCTGTGAGAATGTGAAGCGGGTAGCGCCGGAATGTATTGTGATTATTCTGAGCAACCCGGTGGATGCCATGACCTATGTGGCGTATGAAACGCTTGGTTTCCCCAAGAACCGTGTGATTGGCCAGTCAGGTGTGCTGGATACGGCGCGTTACTGTACATTTATTGCCCAGGAGCTAAATGTGTCGGTTGAGGATGTGCGCGGCTTTGTGCTGGGCGGCCATGGCGATGATATGGTTCCGCTGGTGCGTTATTCCAGTGTTGGCGGCATTCCGATTGATACGCTGATTCCGGCAGAGCGCATTGCCGAGATTGTGCAGCGCACACGTGTTGGCGGTGGGGAGATTGTCAGCTTGCTTGGCAACGGCAGCGCTTACTATGCGCCTGCCGCGTCGCTGGTGCAGATGACTGAAGCCATCCTGAAGGACAAAAAGCGGATTATTCCGGTGATTGCTCTCCTGGAAGGTGAATTCGGCTACGACAATCTGTTTATGGGCGTCCCGGCGCTGCTGGGTGGCGAAGGGATCGAGAAGATTTTTGAGCTGGAGCTTACCGCTGACGAGAAGGCGGCTCTGGATAGGTCTGCGGATTCCGTCCGTGCCGTGACAGACGGTGTGGTATTTTGAGCAGTGGCCAGGTAAGTATTATCAGGGATGTCCCTTCACGGGATATTCCTTTTTCTTTTTTTGAAGGACAAAGAAGCCGTTTCTTCTTTGCTTGTGTTTTGTTTTCCGTTATACTATAAATGTAACTTTTATCACTGAAAACATTGGAGGCGATATGTTATGGGTCACGTGTTGTTTTTTCTACATATGATTGGGACGCTGGCGCTTGGATTCTACCTGGTTCTGCCGTTTATCCTCAGCGGCGCGGCCAAGCTGTCCGCACCTGCCCGTGAGGGCACGATGAATGCCGTAGGCGGCTTTAACCGGTTCGCCCAATACGGGCTGGTGGTGCAGCTGCTTACCGGCGGCTATATGATGAGCAAAGGTGAATATTCGATTGCCTGGATGGCAGTTGTAGTGGTGCTGCTGCTGGCTATGTTCGCATTAGGCGGCATTATCAGCAGACCACTGCGGGTGGCTGCTGCCGGCATGCGCGAGAACCGCGATGTCTCTGCCGAGACGGCCAAGATCCGGCTGATGAGCACGCTGCTGATGGTTTCGCTGATTGTGATGGTATTTTTCATGGTGTACGACGATATTATCTAGATTTGCTGTTGTTTGTAGCAGAATTGAAGGCTCCCGGGGCAGGTCTCCCGGGAGCTTTTTGTGTGCTGTAAGGCTGCTGCCTGAGACGCTTGCTTAGAGGAGCGCGGAAGGGTGGAATAAGAGGCAAAAAGGCCTTTGAACTATGCTGAGGAGCGGGGAATGGTGGAATGAGAGGCAAAAAGGCCTTTGAATTATGCTGAGGAGCGGGGAATGGTGGAATAAGAGGCAAAAAGGACCTATAATACCTGGTTGAACTTAAGTAGTACCGTTGTAAGAAACTATAATTTACTCTTGTTACGTACAAATGGCTGTCGCTGATAAGCTTTTGGCGCATTCCGCAGGAACAGCCCGCCTTTGCCGTTAAGGTCTTGCGCATTCCGCAGGAACAGCCCGCCTGTGCGGTTAAGATCTTGCGTATTCCGAAGGAACAGCCCGCCTTTGCCGTTAAGGTCTTGCGCATTCCGCAGGAACAGCCCGCCTGTGCGGTTAAGATCTTGCGCATTCCGAAGGAACAGCCCGCCTTTGTCGTTAAGGTCTTGCGCATTCCGCAGGAACAGCCCGCACTTGCTCTTAAGATCTTGCGCATTCCGCAGGAACAGCCCGCCTTTGAACTTAACCCCCGGCCGAGCATCCCGTCAGGGATACCCGGCCAGCATCAGCGGCGTCCAAGCGGTCCCGCAGGGATAAGCGCTCCTCCCTCCCAGCCCCCTAATCACAGTACCGCCAGACTCATTCGCCAAGCTTGCAGGTGTCCAGAGGGCAGAGCCCTTTGGGGCCCTCCCTTGGAAGGGAGGGTTTGGGTGGGATCGAGAAAGTTATCGATATCCCTTAATATAGTTCCACGAATCTTAAGACATTGATATATCGCATTCCCCCGCGGAAACTACACTTAAAGAGTGATGACCGGTCACATTACGTTAGTAGTTATGAGGGGGAGCAGGTTGAAGACAAGAGAAAAGCAGGCCTGGAAATGGTCAACCACCTGGCCGCTGCACCTGATGCTGCTGCCGGGTATCGTGATCGTGCTGGTCTTTTGTTATCTGCCCATGTTTGGGCTGGTGATGGCGTTTCAGGATTTTCAGCCTCATTTGGGCTTCTTCCGTTCCGAATGGATCGGGCTGGAGAACTTCCGGCTGATGTTTGAATACCCGGATGCAAGACAGGTAATATGGAATACCTTTTTGATTGCTTCATTGAAGATCATTGCTCATTTGATTGTGCCTTTTGTGTTTGCGCTGCTGCTGAATGAAGTGCGCAAAATAATGCTGAAACGGGTCATCCAGACCTTCGTGTATCTGCCTCATTTTCTCTCCTGGGTTATACTCGGCGGCATTCTGCTGGATATGCTCTCCACGGATGGCGGGCTGGTCAACCAACTGCTGGGACTGTTCGGACTGGAGCCTGTGTTTTTCCTGGGAGACGGTACCTGGTTCCGAATAACGGTAATTGTCAGTGATGTTTGGAAGGATTTTGGCTTCTCCACTATCATTTTCTTGGCAGCGCTTGCAGGGGTGAATCCGGAGATGTATGAAGCGGCAGTGATTGATGGAGCCAACCGCTGGCGGCAGGTGCTGTCGATTACCATTCCGACGATGATTCCGATTGCTGTAGTCGTAGCCACCTTATCGCTGGGCAATATTCTAAATGCCGGATTCGACCAGATCTTTAACCTGTATAATCCGCTGGTTTATGAAAAAGGCGATATCATCGATACTTATGTATACCGCGTAGGCTTGATTGGAGGCGACTTCGGCTTTGGTACGGCAGTCGGGGTGTTCAAATCGATTGTCAGTCTGGTACTGATTACTATTTCCTACCGTTTGGCTTACAAGCTGGCAGGTTACCGCATTTTCTAGAAAGGGAGGATCACCGTATGCATTACCGCTCCACATCATACCGCATTTTTTCCATTGTAAACGGAATATTCCTGTCTCTCTTGGCTCTGCTCTGTATTCTGCCGCTTGTTCACGTATTGGCCGTATCGTTAAGCTCTTCTACAGCGGCGGATGCGAACCTGGTGAAGCTGTGGCCGATAGGATTTACGACGGATGCCTATAAAGTGACGCTTGGGAATGACCGTTTCATGTCATCCTTCGGTATCTCGGTGCTGCGTACCGTGCTGGGCACAGGCTTGTCCCTGCTCCTGTCTATTCTGGTAGGGTATGCGCTGTCCAAGGAAATCAATGAATTTAAAGGACGCGATATGTACGCCTGGTTTTTTGTCTTCACGATGCTGTTCAGCGGGGGATTAATCCCGACGTATATCGTGGTTCAGAAAATGGGGCTGATCAACAGCATTTGGGCGCTGGTGCTTCCCGGTGCCATGAGCGTCTACAATACGATCCTGCTGATGAATTTCTTCCGCACCGCTGTGCCGAAGGCACTGGAGGAAGCTGCTTTTATCGACGGGGCCGGGCACTTCCGCGCGCTGCGCAGCATTTATCTACCGATCTCGTTGCCTTCACTGGCTACTATTTCATTGTTCACGATGGTAGGTCACTGGAATGCGTGGTTCGACGGACTGATCTATATCACCGATGCGGCCAAATATCCGATGTCCACCTTGCTGCAGACTATAGTGGTTCAGCGTGACCTCAGCAGCATGAGCGTCAGCGCGGATGAGATTCAGGCCTTGTCCAACCGGACAGTCAAGACGGCGCAGATATTTATCGCT
This window encodes:
- a CDS encoding FxsA family protein, which codes for MIRNKWLWAALFVIPAVELFGFILVSGYLGAPKTLLLVLATSVIGLLMMRFEGKKVLQDSKQHIQEGRVPGRTMLDGLCIFFGGLLLILPGFVTDLIGFSLVFPLTRPLYRAFLLKWVEKKMKNGTFTFYRR
- the ytvI gene encoding sporulation integral membrane protein YtvI → MDHLGVKRVLRGLGVLLASAGVLLALYVLLPLLYPLLLAWLLAYVMHPLVVILRGFRLPAWLAVLLSLLFYLGGTALVLTALITRLVKELIVLLQTFDLHTDQWRELLLSWSRNASIQNIINQINQFYHDNPDYHATIDSNISRTTQSVGHAVTQVVTGFFNFILNLISALPSMGTVLIVVVLAAFFLSTGWERHNARLSGLLPAPLLKSVAGVWTDLRRASFGYLRAQLILIFITAVLVISGLLLLGVKSAFAIGLMVGFVDLLPYLGVGIVMLPWALYSYMTGDLALGVGLSVLYAVILITRQVLEPKVLASSIGLDPLAMLIGMFAGLQLFGMLGLILGPVLLVVLAAFRRAGVFRALHGYIVSGRLR
- a CDS encoding citrate/2-methylcitrate synthase, with the protein product MTATKGLEGVVAATSSISSIVDGVLTYRGYDIDELAEQATFEEIAYLLWFGSLPTATELQALRRDLSSFAKIPEQVIAQMKLYPKTANAMAALRSAVSSLALYDEAADDMSREANEIKAVKLQAQLPTVVAALARIRKGLEPIEPKEGATIAENFLYMLWGKEPDMVSVKALDTALVLHADHELNASTFAGRVTVATLSDIYSGVTSAIGALKGPLHGGANEAVMKMLEEIGSLEAVEAFIAGKLERREKIMGFGHRVYKNGDPRAKHLMKMSHELGTMKNDTKLYDMSVKIEELITGQKGLKPNVDFYSASVYTQLGIERELFTPIFAISRTSGWTAHILEQYEDNRIIRPRAEYTGLIEQKYVPVDER
- the icd gene encoding NADP-dependent isocitrate dehydrogenase; amino-acid sequence: MLKFEQYELPTEGQKITIEDGKLQVPDQPIIPFIEGDGTGRDIWKASKRVLDAAVAKAYGGKKQIAWYEVFAGEKAFNTYGEWLPNDTLEAIREYFVAIKGPLTTPIGGGIRSLNVALRQELDLYVCLRPVRYFDGVPSPVKRPELVDMVIFRENTEDIYAGIEYQEGSPEVKKVIEFLQNEMGVNKIRFPETSGIGIKPVSEEGSKRLVRSSIEYAIKHGRKSVTLVHKGNIMKYTEGAFKNWGYEVAEQEFGDKVFTWNQYDVIKERDGEAAANAAQKDAEAAGKIIIKDAIADIALQQVLTRPTDFDVIATLNLNGDYLSDALAAQIGGIGIAPGANINYLTGHAIFEATHGTAPKYADKDVVNPGSVILSGVMLLEHLGWQEAADLIYKGMSTAINNKTVTYDFARQMEGATELKCSAFADEIINSL
- the mdh gene encoding malate dehydrogenase yields the protein MAIKRYKITVVGAGFTGATTALMLAQKELGNVVLLDIPVLENPTKGKALDMLEAGPVQKFDSQITGTASYDDAADSDIVIITAGIARKPGMSRDDLVNTNAGIVKSVCENVKRVAPECIVIILSNPVDAMTYVAYETLGFPKNRVIGQSGVLDTARYCTFIAQELNVSVEDVRGFVLGGHGDDMVPLVRYSSVGGIPIDTLIPAERIAEIVQRTRVGGGEIVSLLGNGSAYYAPAASLVQMTEAILKDKKRIIPVIALLEGEFGYDNLFMGVPALLGGEGIEKIFELELTADEKAALDRSADSVRAVTDGVVF
- a CDS encoding ABC transporter permease, with product MRGSRLKTREKQAWKWSTTWPLHLMLLPGIVIVLVFCYLPMFGLVMAFQDFQPHLGFFRSEWIGLENFRLMFEYPDARQVIWNTFLIASLKIIAHLIVPFVFALLLNEVRKIMLKRVIQTFVYLPHFLSWVILGGILLDMLSTDGGLVNQLLGLFGLEPVFFLGDGTWFRITVIVSDVWKDFGFSTIIFLAALAGVNPEMYEAAVIDGANRWRQVLSITIPTMIPIAVVVATLSLGNILNAGFDQIFNLYNPLVYEKGDIIDTYVYRVGLIGGDFGFGTAVGVFKSIVSLVLITISYRLAYKLAGYRIF
- a CDS encoding carbohydrate ABC transporter permease, with the protein product MHYRSTSYRIFSIVNGIFLSLLALLCILPLVHVLAVSLSSSTAADANLVKLWPIGFTTDAYKVTLGNDRFMSSFGISVLRTVLGTGLSLLLSILVGYALSKEINEFKGRDMYAWFFVFTMLFSGGLIPTYIVVQKMGLINSIWALVLPGAMSVYNTILLMNFFRTAVPKALEEAAFIDGAGHFRALRSIYLPISLPSLATISLFTMVGHWNAWFDGLIYITDAAKYPMSTLLQTIVVQRDLSSMSVSADEIQALSNRTVKTAQIFIATLPIILVYPFLQRFFVKGIVLGSVKE